In the genome of Pan troglodytes isolate AG18354 chromosome 15, NHGRI_mPanTro3-v2.0_pri, whole genome shotgun sequence, one region contains:
- the LOC101059699 gene encoding disintegrin and metalloproteinase domain-containing protein 29-like, protein MQRFPGMTDAFSNCSYGHAQNCFICPGRCVFETLAPVYNETMTTVRCGNLIVEGREECDCGSFKQCYASYCCQSDCYLTPGSICHIGECCTNFSFSPPGTLCRPIQNICDLPEYCHGTTVTCPTNFYMQDGTLCTEEGYCYHGNCTDHNVLCKAMFGVSAEDAPEVCYDINLESYQFGHCIRQQTYLSYQACTGIDKFCGRLQCTNVTHLPQLQEHVSFHHSVRGGFQCFRLDEHHATDTTDVGRVIDGTPCVHGNFCNNTLCNATITSLGYDCRFEKCSHRGVCNNRRNCHCHIGWDPPLCLRRGAGGSVDSGPPPKRTHSLRQSQQSEMYLRVVFGCIYAFIIALLFGTATNVRTIRTTAV, encoded by the coding sequence ATGCAGAGATTTCCTGGGATGACAGATGCATTCAGTAACTGTTCTTATGGACATGCACAAAATTGTTTTATATGTCCAGGCCGGTGTGTTTTCGAAACACTTGCTCCTGTGTATAACGAAACCATGACAACAGTTCGCTGTGGAAACCTCAtagtggaggggagggaggaatgtgACTGTGGCTCCTTCAAGCAGTGTTATGCCAGTTATTGCTGCCAAAGTGACTGTTACTTAACACCGGGGAGCATCTGTCATATAGGAGAGTGCTGTACAAACTTCAGCTTCTCCCCACCAGGGACTCTCTGCAGACCTATCCAAAATATATGTGACCTTCCAGAGTACTGTCACGGGACCACCGTGACATGCCCAACAAACTTTTATATGCAAGATGGAACCCTGTGCACAGAAGAAGGCTACTGTTATCATGGGAACTGCACTGACCACAATGTGCTCTGCAAGGCGATGTTTGGTGTCAGTGCTGAGGATGCTCCTGAGGTCTGCTATGACATAAATCTTGAAAGCTACCAATTTGGACATTGTATTAGACAACAAACATATCTCAGCTACCAGGCTTGTACAGGAATAGATAAGTTTTGTGGAAGACTGCAGTGTACCAATGTGACCCATCTTCCCCAGCTGCAGGAACATGTTTCATTCCATCACTCAGTGAGAGGAGGGTTTCAGTGTTTTAGACTGGATGAACACCATGCAACAGACACGACTGATGTTGGGCGTGTGATAGATGGCACTCCTTGTGTTCATGGAAACTTCTGTAATAACACCCTGTGCAATGCAACTATCACTTCACTGGGCTATGACTGTCGCTTTGAGAAGTGCAGTCATAGAGGGGTCTGCAACAACAGAAGGAACTGCCATTGCCATATAGGCTGGGATCCTCCACTGTGCCTAAGAagaggtgctggtgggagtgtcgaCAGCGGGCCACCTCCAAAAAGAACACATTCTCTCAGACAAAGCCAACAATCAGAGATGTATCTGAGAGTGGTCTTTGGTTGTATTTATGCCTTCATAATTGCACTGCTCTTTGGGACAGCCACAAATGTGCGAACTATCAGGACCACCGCCGTTTAG
- the LOC129136946 gene encoding disintegrin and metalloproteinase domain-containing protein 21-like yields the protein MRQAELQVTLRAPLLLLGLWALLASVRCSQGRPLWHYASSEVVIPRKETHHGKGLQFPGWLSYSLRFGGQRHVIHMQRKHLLWPRHLLVTTQDDQGDLQMDGPYIPPDCYYLGYLEEVPLSMVTIDMCYGGLRGIMKLDDLAYEIKPLQDSRRFEHVVSQMVAEPNATVPTFRDGDNEETDPLFSEANNSMNPRISNSLYSSHRGNIKGHVQCSNSYYRIYGNITTCSKEVVQMFSLIDSIVQNIDLRYYIYLLTIYNNRDPAPVNQYRIQSAIFTYFKTTFFDTFHVHSSTLLIKDAPHESNYEPERYSFCTHLGLLHIGTLGRHYLLVAIIITQTQMRSIGLEYDDNYCTC from the coding sequence ATGAGGCAGGCAGAGTTGCAGGTCACCCTTAGGGCCCCCCTCTTGCTGCTGGGGCTCTGGGCGCTCCTGGCTTCAGTCCGGTGTTCTCAAGGCCGTCCCTTGTGGCACTACGCCTCCTCCGAGGTGGTGATTCCCAGGAAGGAGACTCACCATGGCAAAGGCCTTCAGTTTCCCGGCTGGCTGTCCTACAGCCTGCGTTTTGGGGGTCAAAGACATGTCATTCACATGCAGAGGAAACACCTTCTTTGGCCCAGACATCTGCTGGTGACAACTCAGGATGACCAAGGAGACTTGCAGATGGATGGCCCATACATTCCACCAGACTGCTACTACCTCGGCTACCTGGAGGAGGTGCCTCTGTCCATGGTCACCATCGACATGTGCTATGGGGGTCTCAGAGGCATCATGAAGCTGGACGACCTTGCCTACGAAATCAAACCCCTCCAGGATTCCCGCAGGTTTGAACATGTTGTTTCTCAGATGGTGGCTGAGCCCAATGCAACGGTGCCCACATTTAGAGATGGTGACAATGAGGAGACAGACCCCCTGTTCTCTGAAGCAAATAACAGCATGAATCCCAGGATATCTAATTCGCTGTATAGTTCTCATAGAGGCAATATAAAAGGCCACGTTCAATGTTCCAATTCATATTATCGTATATATGGCAATATTACAACCTGTTCCAAAGAGGTGGTCCAGATGTTCAGTCTCATTGACAGTATTGTTCAAAATATTGATCTGCGGTACTATATTTATCTTTTGACCATATATAATAATCGTGACCCAGCCCCTGTGAATCAATATCGAATTCAGAGTGCAATATTTACCTATTTTAAAACAACCTTTTTTGATACTTTTCATGTTCATTCATCCACACTACTTATTAAAGATGCACCACATGAATCTAACTATGAACCTGAAAGGTATAGCTTCTGTACACATTTAGGCCTATTACACATTGGTACTCTAGGCAGACATTATTTATTGGTAGCCATCATAATAACCCAGACACAGATGAGAAGTATTGGTCTGGAGTATGATGATAACTACTGCACATGTTAG